The sequence TCGACCGCCAGCCCGCGCACCGAGGATCTGGCCGCCAGCTCCGCGGCGCCGCCCGTTGAGCAGGTGGTGGTCAGCGTGGTCGGGCTGGTGCACAAGCCGGGTCTGACGACATTGGCGCCCGGCTCCCGGATCGCCGACGCGTTGACCGCGGCCGGCGGCGCCCTCGACGGCGCGGATACGGTGGGGCTGAACCTGGCCCGGCCCCTGGTCGACGGCGAACAGATCGTGGTCGGTCTGGCACCGCCGCCCGGCCTGCCGGTACTGGGCAGTTCGGTCGGCGCGGTCACGCCGGCCGCGGATGCGCCACGTACCAGCACCGCACCGACACCTGCCGGGCCCGGCCCCAAACCGGGCGAGCCGGTCAACCTCAACACCGCGACGGTCGAGCAGCTCGACGCCCTGCCCGGGGTGGGTCCGGTGACCGCGGCCGCCATCGTGGCCTGGCGCGACACGCACGGGAAGTTCACCAGCGTCGATCAGCTCGGCGACGTCGACGGAATCGGCCCGGCGCGCCTGGACAAGCTGCGTGCCCTGGTTCGTGTCTGACCCGTGACGCCGCCGGCGGCCGCACCGGCGCCGGCGGCCCGGCTCGACGTTCGGCTGGTGCCGGCGGCGGTGGTCGGCTGGCTGGTCACGGCGGCCGGCATCCAGTGGCAGATCGGCGGCGTCCTAGCCGCGCTGTGTGCTCTGCTGGGTGTGACAGCCGGCGTGCTGTACTGCTACGCCGGACGGCTCCGGCGCCCCGGTTGGCGGCTGGTGAGTGCGGCGGTTGCCGCGGCGTCGATGACGGGGGTGGGCTTCGGGTGGGCGGTTGCGTTGCGTACCGCCGCCGTCGAGCACCATCCGATCAGCGCGGTGGTCGGCACGACGGCGGCGGTGACGGTCACCCCGAGTGAGAGCCCGCTGCCGGCCGGCGCGCGCCGGGTGATGTTTCGGGCCACCTTGCAGCGCCTCGATGACGCGGTCGCGTCGGGCCGGGTGGTGGTATTCGCCTCCGGCGTCGAATTCGGCGAGGTGATGGTCGGCCAGTCGATGGCGTTTCGCGCCAAGGTCGCCCGCCCGGACCGGCGGGATCTGTCGGTGGCGGTGCTCACGGCCACCGGCACTCCGGTGCGCGGCCGGCCGGGACCGGTCGCGCGGGCAGCACATCGGGTTCGGGCCCGGTTCGCGATCGTCGCCGCGCGGGCGCTGCCCGACGAGCAGGCCCGGATGCTGCCCGCGTTGGTGCTCGGCGACACCTCGGCGATCACCGCCGCCACCGGGCGAGACTTTCGGGCCGCGGGGCTGACCCACCTGATGGCGGTCTCCGGCGCCAACGTGACGATCGTCTGCGGTGCGGTGCTGTTCTCGGCGCGACTGGTCGGGCCGCGCGCCGCCGCGGTACTGGCCGGGATTGCACTGGTCGCATTCGTGATCGTCGTGCAGCCCACGGCCAGTGTGTTGCGGGCGGCGGTGATGGGAGCTATCGCGCTGTTGGGCGTGCTCTCAGCGCGCAGCCGCCAGGCGGTGCCG is a genomic window of Mycolicibacter heraklionensis containing:
- a CDS encoding ComEA family DNA-binding protein, with translation MASELPGERLQRRLGLLPESESGDHTSEAGDEADPNSLLPRWLPDAAAETGWLARVRADPGRAGAIALAVIAAVAVLITVFTVLRDQPAPVISAKLPPVEMVSTASPRTEDLAASSAAPPVEQVVVSVVGLVHKPGLTTLAPGSRIADALTAAGGALDGADTVGLNLARPLVDGEQIVVGLAPPPGLPVLGSSVGAVTPAADAPRTSTAPTPAGPGPKPGEPVNLNTATVEQLDALPGVGPVTAAAIVAWRDTHGKFTSVDQLGDVDGIGPARLDKLRALVRV
- a CDS encoding ComEC/Rec2 family competence protein — encoded protein: MTPPAAAPAPAARLDVRLVPAAVVGWLVTAAGIQWQIGGVLAALCALLGVTAGVLYCYAGRLRRPGWRLVSAAVAAASMTGVGFGWAVALRTAAVEHHPISAVVGTTAAVTVTPSESPLPAGARRVMFRATLQRLDDAVASGRVVVFASGVEFGEVMVGQSMAFRAKVARPDRRDLSVAVLTATGTPVRGRPGPVARAAHRVRARFAIVAARALPDEQARMLPALVLGDTSAITAATGRDFRAAGLTHLMAVSGANVTIVCGAVLFSARLVGPRAAAVLAGIALVAFVIVVQPTASVLRAAVMGAIALLGVLSARSRQAVPSLAASVLVLLALAPHLAVDVGFALSVVATAALVLIAPVWTSRLVAHGWPRPLAAAVCVAWAANLVTAPLIAGISGRLSLVSTVANLAVAALVAPITVLGSAAAVLCGWWPAGASLLIRFTGPELWWVCRVARWSGGVPAATVPVPQGVVGVVGVGAAAVLVVVCWRWRWCRRVLAALALCLLAWSATQVLTAWAGVGTA